GTTGCGCACAGCAAAATTGTCTTTGGAGGCTGCGGCATCTTGCACCTCCAGCGCATTGTTCTTTTCTGCCCAGCTCTTGCTGAGAATATCGGTGCCTGTGAGGTTGTTGGGATAGATCAGGTTGGGGGCACGCAACGTCACCTCAACCTTATCCTCGCCAACTGCCTTTACATCCACAACATCGGCATGCAATTGCCGCAGCTTGGATTTGTCCGAGCGGGCGCGATTGATGGAAAACACCACATCTTCTGCCGTCAGAGCGGAGCCGTCATGAAACTTGACGCCCTTGCGGATGGTGAACACCCAGGTTGCCGGAGCGCCATCCTTAACCTTCCATTCTGTCGCAAGCCTTGGCTCCAACGCGCCCTTGGCATCGCGGGTGACAAGCGTGTCATAGATCTGGTCCAGCAACGCACCAGTCACACCATCATTTTGGGCATTCGGGTCGAGTGTCAGCGCGTCCGATGCGCGCGCCCAGCGAAGGGTGGCAGCATCCGCTGTTGTTGCCAGCAGAGATAGGCCCAGAAATGCGGCGGCGAGGCCTGCAATATGCGTTTTGATCATCAATAACTCCATCACGGTGAGGGACAGTGCAGGGGTGCCATGTCCCGTGAAAGCCAAGAGGTTAATTGATGATAAAATATATAGTTTATATGTATTTATAAGGTTGTTTTGTGCTCTCCTGTCACGGTTTAGGAATTGATCCTGCTCTATCTCGGCTTGGTTGTGTTATTCCATTCTCGAAAACGCAATTGCCGACGGTTGTTCAGAACAGTCGATCACGCACCTGGGAAAAACCGGTTTTCCGGGCGCGGCAAGCCCAGATTGTCACGCAGGGTTACCCCTTGATAATCCTTGCGGAAAAGCCCCTGACGTTGCAGCTCAGGCACCAGTTTTTCCACCACGTCATCCAGCCCCTGCGGCAAATAGGGGAAGACCACATTGAAGCCATCCGAGCCATGTTCCTGCAACCATTCGGCCATTTCTTGAGCAACGCTTGCGGCGGTGCCGACAAAAGCAAGGCCGGCGTAACCGCCATAGCGCTGGGCAAGTTGGCGTACGCTCAAACCTTCTTCGCGGGCCAGTTTGAGTACCTGTTCGCGGCTGGATTTGCTGGCATTGGTGTCTGGAATCTCTGGCAGTGGTTGATCGGGGTCGAGCCCGGAAACGTCATGCCCAAGTGCAATCGACAGCGAGGCAATGGCGCTGTCATAATGCACAAGACCGTCCAGCTTCAGCCGCTTTGCGCGGGCCTCTTCCACGCTGTCACCAATGACAACGAAGGCGGCAGGCAGAATTTTCAGATGGTCGGGATTGCGGCCAATCTTGCCCATCCGGCCTTTGATATCGGCGTAGAGTGCTTTGCCAGCCGCCAGATCGCGCGGTGCGCAAAATACCACTTCGGCCGTTTCTGCGGCAAGCTGACGCCCAGGCTCCGATTGACCGGCCTGGACAATCACCGGCCATCCCTGCGGGGGGCGGGCAATGTTCAGCGGTCCGCGCACCGAGAGTTCGGCACCCTTGTGGTCCAGCACATGCATTTTCGCGGGGTCAAAAAACTGACCGCTTTCAACATCACGGGTGAAGGCATCATCGGCAAAACTGTCCCAAAGGCCGGTGACGACGTCATAAAATTCTCGCGCCCGTTCATAGCGTTCGCCGTGTTCGACATGGGCATCGCGACCAAAATTCAAGGCAGAATCGGGGTTGGCGGTGGTGACAATGTTCCATCCCGCCCGGCCACCGCTGATATGATCCAGCGAGGCAAAGCGGCGGGCAAGGTGGTAAGGCTCTTCAAATGTGCTGGAGGCTGTGGCCACAAGACCAATATGACTGGTGAGTGCGGCTAAAGCGGATAACAACGTGAAAGGCTCAAACGAGGTGACGGTGTGGCTGCGTTTGAGCGCCTCTACCGGCATGTTGAGTACGGCCAGATGATCCGCCATGAAAAACGCATCGAATTTCGCAGCTTCAAGCTTTTGCGCAAAGGAAACGATATGGCCGAAATTGAAATTGGCATCGGGAAAGGCTCCCGGATAGCGCCATGCACCCGTGTGAAGACTGACCGGACGCATGAAAGCACCCAGATGCAATTGTTTCTGTGTTGTCATATCAGCACGTCTCCGGAAAATTCCATTCGCAGCATGATGGTGTCAGTTGACCCGCCAACGCAACAGATGTGTTTCGAGGGCAGCGGCGAGACGGTTGAATATAAAGCCAACCAGTCCCAGAATGATGACGCCGACCATCACCAGGGACATATCAAAACGTTCGCGTCCGGCAATTACCAACCCGCCAATGCCCGGGCCAACGGCAAGAAAATATTCTGCACCCACGGTGGCCAGCCAGGAATATATCAGGCCAAGATGAACGCCCGTGGCAATCATCGGCAGGGCCGAGGGCAGATAGATGGTGAAGATCCGCTGGCGTGGCGAAAAACGCAGCGCCCGGCCAACTTCGATCAGGTCACGCGGTACCTGACGGATACCGTCAAATGTATTGAGCGCAATGGGGATGAAGGCCGCCAGCGCGACAAAGACAATTTTTGCCTGTTCGCCAAAGCCGAACCAGATGGAAATCAGCGGGATCCATGCCAGAAGCGAAATCTGTTTCAGCCCGTTGAAGGTTGGCATCACTAGCCGTTCGCCAAGTTTTGTCAGCACCACAAGCGTGCCAAAGCTGATGCCCAGCACGGCACCAATGCCAAAACCCGAGAGATTGCGCAGCAGGCTCGCACCGAGTTCGCCCGCAAGGCCGTTGTCCAAAATCTCTCGCTTTGCCGTGTGCGCCACCTCTTCCAGACTGGGTAGAAAGCGGGGATCGACCAGATGCGTACGGCTGGAAATCTCCCAGATCAGCAGCAACAGCAAAGGCAGAACAACGCCGCGCCGAACACGGGTCCAGTTCACGGCAGAATGAGAGGATGCTGTCTGCGCCATGATCACGCCTCCTCCTGCTTCCAGCGTTGCAGCAGGTTTTCGGTGCGCCGCAAGCCGCGATCCATGATAAAACCAACCAGCCCGATCACCACCATGGCCACAATGACCGTATCCAGCCAAAACATTTGCCGACCCCAGACCAGCAGATAGCCAAGGCCCTCGGATGAGGCCAGCAGTTCAACCCCCACCAGAGAGGTCCATGCATTGGTCAGGCCATAGCGAATGCCGGTGAAAATGGTTGGAGCGGCAGCGGGCAGCACAATCAGCCGAAGTTGCTGCCAAGGGCTGAAGCGAAAACTGCGGCCAATCTCCCGATATTTCACGGAAACATTGCGGATGCCGGAAAAGGTATTGAGCGTCACAGGCACAAACGCGCCCTTGGCGATGATGATGATTTTCAGCGTTTCTTCAATGCCGACCAGCAACATCAGCAGGGGAATCCAGCCCAGCGTGGGGATTTGCGCAAGCGCCAGAAACAACGGTTTGATATAATCTTCAGCCCGCGGGGATAGGCCCATCAACACGCCAAGCGACAGGCCAAGACTGGCCCCGATGGTAAAGCCGATCACAACGCGCCGCAGGCTAACCCCGGTGTGATAGAGCAATTCTCCATCACCAATCAGATTGCTGGCTGTTTCATAGACATAGCGGGGTGCGGGTAAAATCTGTTCCGGCAGCCACCCCTGAACAGAGGTCAGCCACCACAGCAACAGGAGAGCGAACGGCAGCACCAGTGCCAGCAAGAGCGATGTGACACTCTTTGGGATTTTGATCTGTCTTGTTCCCGCATGGGGAACCAGAAGTTCTGCAACGGATGCCATCGTTCGCGCCTCCTTCTCGTGTTTTAAGACGCGCTCGGCTTGCCGTCTGCGCCATAGGCCTTCCAAAAGGTTTTCAGGCCAAGGCGTTCAAAAGAGCTGTTGAGATATTTCGGCTCAAACCAGCCGTTCAGATCGACATCGCGGCGGATCAGGCCAAACTCTTTGCTTTTCACAGCCTGCTCCTTGTATTGCGAAATCAGCAGCTCATCGAGCAGTGGCGCGTTGCGATAGGCCAAAGTGTCGTTGCTGAAATAATCTTCCAGGATTGGCACGGGCGTGCCGGATTTGTGCCACAGCTCAAAAAGCGCGGCACGGTTTGGCTCATCTGACGACCATTTGGCGGCTTTCACAAAGGCATCCACCACCTTCTGGGTGATCTCTGGATGGGCGTCGATAAACGCTTCGCGCGCGACAATGCCAGCGTTGCGGCCAAAGCGCGGATCATCACCCTTGGTGGTGTAAACAATCTCGGCAGAACCGTTGGCGGCCAGATTGATCAAGGCTGTATCACCAAAGGCAGCATCAATATCTTTGCTGGTCAGGGCAGCAACCGTGCCTGCGCTATCCAGATTGATCACCTGCACATCGCGCTCTTTCAGTCCGTGGGCTTCCAGAATCTTGACGGCAGCAAGATGGCCATTGGTGCCGCGTTGATAAGCGACTTTTTTGCCTTTCAGCTCTTCAACCGTTTTGATCCCCGATCCGTTGGCAACAGCCAGGTACAGCGGCTTTCTAGCGCCACTTGCCAGCAAAAATTTGGTTTTCAACCCATTGGCGCGGCCAATAATGGCAGGCAAATCGCCCTGATAGGCAAAATCCAGCTGGTTGTTGGCAAAGCCTTCATTCACCGCTGGCCCTGCACCCTTGAAAAAGGTCCATTCGATCTTGACGTTTGGATCATTGGCGAATTCTTTTTCGAGATATTCGCCAGCGCGGGCCGTGGCCGCCGATGTTCCCTCGGCAAAGGGACGATTATCGACACCGATCGCCGCGTAGCCCACATGGATCACCAGAGGGTCTGCCGCCTGCAAAGGGCCGGATACAAGCGCCAGCAGACCAAGGCTGGTTGCGATACGCAAAAGAAAGGCAGATTTCATCAATAACTCCGTTCATGTCAGGCTACCTACATCGCGTATTTCGGCGGTAAGGGCAGCCAATTGATATTATCCGTGGGAAAAGGCGGGTTGCGCCAAAGTGTTTTCGCGGGTGGGGAGGGGCCTTGCACCGCTTGACTGCCTCACCTCATCGCTTCCATGCAGGCTTTGCAACACGCGGTCGCGGGCAGCCACAATCTCTGCGGAGGTGCGTCTACGTGGGCGCTCAATCTCAACCGGGATGATGTCGCGGATGCGGCCGGGCCGTGCCGACATCACCACCACACGATCGCCAAGATAGACCGCCTCTTCCACATCATGGGTCACAAGCACCATGGTGATGCGCTCCCGCGCCCAGATCTCCTGCAATTCATCCTGAAGCCGGGCTTTGGTCATGGCATCCAATGCCCCAAACGGCTCATCCAGAAACAGAATATTGGGTCGATTGACGAGACCACGCGCAATACCCGCCCGCTGTGCCATGCCGCCGGAAAGTTGGTGGGGATAGGCTTTGGCAAACCCCGTCAGCCCAACCAGTTCCAGATGGTCCCTCACCAATTGCTGACGCGTGGCCTTGGGCAGACCGCTATTTTCCACGCCAACAGCCACGTTGCGCTCGACCGAGAGCCATGGAAACAGGCGCGGCTCCTGAAACACGATACCCCGCTCGAGGCTTGGCTCATTGACCACCTTTCCCGCATGGGTAATGGTGCCAGAGCTTGCGATATCCAACCCAGCAGCAATCCTCAGCAGGGTGGATTTTCCACAACCGCTGGCCCCGACAATGGTGACAAATTCACCCTCAGTAATGTCGAGATTAATGCTATCCAATGCATTCAACACCTTACCATTGATATCGAATAATCGGCTGATATCTCTTATTGTCAGGTGCGCGCCTGCGGTCATGGATGGAATATCTCCCTCGTTTGGAGGGAGTTTAGTTATATTCGATAAAATCCATAGGTAATATATTCTAATTGTCGAACAGTTGTCGGATTTTCGTTTTTACCGAAAATCCGACATTGGCTGTGTCAGCCGAAAACAGCTTTTTGCACCGGACTTTCCTGAAGTGCCGTTTGTTGCCTTGAAATCTCTGGCAGCTCCAGATTGGAGCGGAAATCATGCCCGACATAATCGGTATCGATCAGA
The window above is part of the Allorhizobium ampelinum S4 genome. Proteins encoded here:
- a CDS encoding LLM class flavin-dependent oxidoreductase, with product MTTQKQLHLGAFMRPVSLHTGAWRYPGAFPDANFNFGHIVSFAQKLEAAKFDAFFMADHLAVLNMPVEALKRSHTVTSFEPFTLLSALAALTSHIGLVATASSTFEEPYHLARRFASLDHISGGRAGWNIVTTANPDSALNFGRDAHVEHGERYERAREFYDVVTGLWDSFADDAFTRDVESGQFFDPAKMHVLDHKGAELSVRGPLNIARPPQGWPVIVQAGQSEPGRQLAAETAEVVFCAPRDLAAGKALYADIKGRMGKIGRNPDHLKILPAAFVVIGDSVEEARAKRLKLDGLVHYDSAIASLSIALGHDVSGLDPDQPLPEIPDTNASKSSREQVLKLAREEGLSVRQLAQRYGGYAGLAFVGTAASVAQEMAEWLQEHGSDGFNVVFPYLPQGLDDVVEKLVPELQRQGLFRKDYQGVTLRDNLGLPRPENRFFPGA
- a CDS encoding ABC transporter substrate-binding protein, producing MKSAFLLRIATSLGLLALVSGPLQAADPLVIHVGYAAIGVDNRPFAEGTSAATARAGEYLEKEFANDPNVKIEWTFFKGAGPAVNEGFANNQLDFAYQGDLPAIIGRANGLKTKFLLASGARKPLYLAVANGSGIKTVEELKGKKVAYQRGTNGHLAAVKILEAHGLKERDVQVINLDSAGTVAALTSKDIDAAFGDTALINLAANGSAEIVYTTKGDDPRFGRNAGIVAREAFIDAHPEITQKVVDAFVKAAKWSSDEPNRAALFELWHKSGTPVPILEDYFSNDTLAYRNAPLLDELLISQYKEQAVKSKEFGLIRRDVDLNGWFEPKYLNSSFERLGLKTFWKAYGADGKPSAS
- a CDS encoding ABC transporter permease, with amino-acid sequence MAQTASSHSAVNWTRVRRGVVLPLLLLLIWEISSRTHLVDPRFLPSLEEVAHTAKREILDNGLAGELGASLLRNLSGFGIGAVLGISFGTLVVLTKLGERLVMPTFNGLKQISLLAWIPLISIWFGFGEQAKIVFVALAAFIPIALNTFDGIRQVPRDLIEVGRALRFSPRQRIFTIYLPSALPMIATGVHLGLIYSWLATVGAEYFLAVGPGIGGLVIAGRERFDMSLVMVGVIILGLVGFIFNRLAAALETHLLRWRVN
- a CDS encoding ABC transporter permease, yielding MASVAELLVPHAGTRQIKIPKSVTSLLLALVLPFALLLLWWLTSVQGWLPEQILPAPRYVYETASNLIGDGELLYHTGVSLRRVVIGFTIGASLGLSLGVLMGLSPRAEDYIKPLFLALAQIPTLGWIPLLMLLVGIEETLKIIIIAKGAFVPVTLNTFSGIRNVSVKYREIGRSFRFSPWQQLRLIVLPAAAPTIFTGIRYGLTNAWTSLVGVELLASSEGLGYLLVWGRQMFWLDTVIVAMVVIGLVGFIMDRGLRRTENLLQRWKQEEA
- a CDS encoding ABC transporter ATP-binding protein — its product is MTAGAHLTIRDISRLFDINGKVLNALDSINLDITEGEFVTIVGASGCGKSTLLRIAAGLDIASSGTITHAGKVVNEPSLERGIVFQEPRLFPWLSVERNVAVGVENSGLPKATRQQLVRDHLELVGLTGFAKAYPHQLSGGMAQRAGIARGLVNRPNILFLDEPFGALDAMTKARLQDELQEIWARERITMVLVTHDVEEAVYLGDRVVVMSARPGRIRDIIPVEIERPRRRTSAEIVAARDRVLQSLHGSDEVRQSSGARPLPTRENTLAQPAFSHG